A region of the Paramormyrops kingsleyae isolate MSU_618 unplaced genomic scaffold, PKINGS_0.4 ups192, whole genome shotgun sequence genome:
TGTTACAAATGTTATAAAAtgatagaaaataaataatggaaTTACATTCATAGGAGAGTATGAATAATTATGAATTCTTTGAGAATGATAGTGTTTCTTAATCACGGTTTTGCTAATGGTACCAGTCTTTCCCCAAGCCCTCTGGCTAAAAGGTAACCCACACACAGTGGTGTTCTTTTTCTGGATGGAGCAGACCTACATGTTTcgatgtctgggggggggggggcacaaataGATACTGATTAACATTGAAAATGTAAGTATTAAACAATGACTAGTGTAATTCAGCACTCATTAAGATGCTTGTGTGTTCCCCAGTCACCCCAGAGTTTACAGGTATCCCCCTTTCCCTCTTGAGCGCCAGCCACctcagaggtaaggctgaatatACAGACTGAGGATAATCAGAGTAATACCCACTACGCTGAGGTGCAGAGGTACAGAACTGAAAGGGAGACTCACATATATTTTGGGCCTTTCAGTCTGATACCCATGTCTTTAATAAGAATGACGGCCTCATTCCACTATATAAATGTTTTGAGGACCTAAGCAGGATTTCATTCACAGTCCTCACTTTTATGGTCAATTTATttagaaatgtatttaattaGAAAATCTACGCAGCTTTCGGAAATATAAATAATGCTATAGATACCTATTTTGTCACACCCAAACACTAGCTAAATGacatttttcattaaaatgtataaaCTGAGAATACTGGTAGCACAAGAGTTTAAGTAGAACTGGGAAAAGCACTCTGCATTAATGATTATCGCTAAGCTTAGAAAATCTATCATTGATCTATTATTCTATTATCATCCTTAAATTTTGGGGCTAAATtttatattatgttatattatattacGCAGAGAAAGAATAATTCTGGGTTGTTTTGAGAACAAATTAGAAACGTTGATTCACCATATAAttaaaggaataaaaaaaatattggccCTTTGATTAGTCTAGACATACCTGGTTTTATCAGACAATTCAGGTGTTTGTCTCAACAAACTAGAGCAATTGCAAAATGTAGATTTGCTGTGTCAAATTAGATTACACAAATAACAAGGTAAACTAAAAGTTTTGCATCAAACATCTGCACAGAGGTCATACATCAGCACCAAAACATTAATATGCAGTCTAAACTTAAGAACAAGACACAAAACTAATTATGACTTCAGCTGATGCCAGTACAAAGTTCCTTCAGATAAGCTGTAAAGGGATATAGGAGGTGGATACAGGAATTCTTACAGTGTAAAATTCATATTTTACCAAGCACAGCAGTCTGTCACAGACAGGAAGTCTTTGCCTCAAGAATATCTCATGCCCCAGGAGAGTGTTCTAGTGGTAAGTTTTACTGACTGGTTTTATCAGTTCTGTGTAAAGAAAATGTTCTTTAAGTGTCCAGACCTTACCGATCAGTACAGTTCTCTAATATGTGTCCATGTGCAGGAATGGCAGTTAGCCAAACTCAGAGGTGAAGATCATCAAGCATGATTTGGGGGGGTTTTCTCTTACGCAAGCCTATGAATGTGGTCTTGCCTCATAATATTGCATTTTACAAAATTATACAATAAAGACCATTCCTACCCACATATATTTGATAATTCCATAAATGAAACCAGTTTCCAGCATTCATTATCCAGCTTTTCAGGTAACCAAGCAGAATGGTTTGCCTTTCATCaactggaagggggggggtaattgtggtttctcttgaTAGGAATACAATACAACTTCACAACATTAACCTATGACCTCACCTATCAGGTGGAAAAGTGGCTCTGAATAAAAACTAGCTGAAATTCTATCAATGTAATCATGGAGACTTAATAAACTTGTGCTCCAATTCAATCATCACAAGAACAGGCAAAGGCTCAAGCATCCTTGTTGGTAAACAAATTAGTTTAActataaaaactataaaaagttCCAAAAGAAACAAGTCCAAgattaaatgtcattaaaaatTAATGACTGAATTTGTTAGATAAGGAAATTGTGATATGAAGCCTCTAGTTTAATATTAAATCCAGAGCTTTCCTAACTTTACTACTAATATTGTGAGCTTTGCTCTTATTTACTGAAGGAACATTTGGGTGCTCAGGGGAGGAGCTAAGGGACTATTAACTCACATTTTTTGCATACTATAATCAGGTGGTTGTCCTGTAAAAGTAATGCAAAGGGGTCAAGACTGTCAGTAAAAGCCTAAATAATGTTTGAAGTTGTGGAGGTTGCATTCATCGTCAgtgccaccccaccccctatTGAAAGATCATAGGAACATTCCTCAGGACAGGTCTGGCCCTTTGTGGTTTTGTACAGTGTCAAAcaatgggggggttgggggaggctTGTCTCCAGTCCCAAAACATGAGTAGCGCCCCCATTACAGAATGACTGACAACATCCTCCACCCCACTTGCCTGATCAGAGTGCTATGAGGGAAGTGGTAGTGCTATGGCACGTGTTTTTCGAAAGAAGCGCCGGCGGGTGATCCTACAACGTGATGATGGTCCCGTCCTCCTCCAGGCTGCAGCAGTGTGGCGTTCTCTGCTTGATGTCCAGCACGCCCAGGGAGCTGCTGCCTGAGGGCTGCAGGCCCAGGTGCAGCTCGTAGTGAGGCAGTGAGGGCACGTCGCGTCCAGTTGAGGCCGAGGCTGAGGCCGAGAGGGGGATGGGCTGGGCCTCACCGCCAGCCTCCACTACCAGGTCCTCGTCGTCGCTCTCTAGATCCTCGGGCTGGAAGTTCTGGATGATATGCATAACAGGGGTGGCCCCAAGAGCGGCACAGCTGTGCTGGCTGGCCCCGCTATCAGAGGAGCGGCCCGAGCTGCCCGAGGCCCCACTATTGCGCACCACGTTGTTCCGCTGGTTGGCCGGTTTCACTGTGATGATCAGGTTGTGGCTATTGGCGATCATCATGTCCGTCACTTGGTCCAGCGATTTGCCAGACACCTCGATGCCATTGACCTCCAGCACCTCATCATTGACAGCCAGCAGGCCCGTGCTCTCAGCCAGGCCTCCCGGTACCATGCGAGAGATGAAGATACCAGGTGCTTTCTCCAAGCCCTGTGGCGAGACACGCACGCTGAAGCCGTCACGGATGTAGAAGCCCAGGGGCTTCTCCTGGCCATGCTTGTAGAGCCGCACACGCCGGTGGGTCTCTGGCAAAATGTCCACGTCAATGATGGAGGACACAGGCCGGAAATCCCGGGGCAGGCTGATGATCACTGGTGGCTTCTTGCGGTGGTTGTCTGGTCGTAGCAGCACAGCAGACAGCACGGTTTTCTTTCGGGTCATATAATCGGTGCCAAATGCCGAGTAGTCAGCCTCTTCTGTAGGAAAGCAGAAAACAAGGAGGAAGAGTTAATAATAAGAGTtcctaaatctaggaaacgacaaccaaggtggtttactaaggaaattaagaataaagtcaggaggaaaagggctctgttccacagttggaaaataactaatgatttcaaaattaagcaggagtatctaagtctacaggcagagttaaaaaataacattaggctatccaagagggatgtagaaagaaaaattgcattggaggctaaggatgacagtaaaggtttcttccaatattttaactccaagagagctctaaaagctgaaatcactaatttgcaggatagtaagggccttataattgataacaaattgatatagtaaatgagtttaatgattatttttcaagggtgttcacagtagagaacacaagtaacttaccaccaattaatacgaatacagcatcgtctatgaccaatatatgtataactgaggttgatgtgatactaagcctagctaaactcaaaataaataaatcgcagggccctgatggcatcttacctatagtcttaaaagagatgaggaatattattataataataataataattaataataattgatactttattgattgttatttttacgcctccctcaacctttagccaacctttaactttaatattccagaaatcgttatctgcgggtgtggtaccatcagattggaagcatgctaatataacacccatattcaaaaaaggggatagaagtaatccagcaaactataggccaatcagtttaactagcattactggaaaaataatggaagctataattcaagtgaaaatggtagattacctagatgcaaataacattataaaggatagccaacatggatttaggagaggtagatcctgcttaacgaatctgcttgagttctttgaggaagctacaagtgaaattgatcacaaaaaggcctatgatgtgatttacttagatttccagaaggcctttgatgttgtcccccacaaacggctcttgctaaagcttaaagctgcagggattttaggaactgtggcagcttggattgaaaactggaagcagcgagtagttattagaggcacaatgtcacagtgggcctccgttcatagtggggtaccgcagggttcaattttaggaccactattgttcctaatttacattaatgatattaacacaaatacatacagtaaactggttaaatttgcagacgacaccaaggtgggcggtgtagcagatactgatctagcagcagagaggcttcaacgggatctggatttaattagcgaatgggctgatacttggcagatgaaatttaacacagataaatgtaaggtaatccatgcagggagcagaaatataaagtacagatatgttatgggttccactgaaataaaggtagctgattacgagaaagatctcagtatgtatgttgatgcttccatgtcccactctcgccagtgtggggaagcaataaaaaaggccaacagaatgttgggttatatctctaggtgtgtggagtttaagtcaagggaggtgatgttacacttatataattccttggtaagaccccacctagaatactgtgtgcaggtttggtcaccatacctcaagaaggacattgctgccttagaaaaggtgcaacgaagagctacgagaatgattcctggtcttagaggaatgtcttacgaggagaggttagcggaactgaatctgttcagccttgagcaaaggagactaaggggggatatgattcaggtctataagattctaacgggtctggatgctgttcagccaaattactatttcaatattagtctaaatactagaactcgtggccataagtggaaattagcgggagaacattttaaaacaaatttgaggaagcacttctttacacagcgtgtagttagagtatggaatagtcttcctgctagtgtagcagaagctaaaaccatgggtttctttaaatcagagctagataagattttaacaactctgagctattagttaagttctccccaaacgagcttgatgggccgaatggcctcctctccagggctgtggag
Encoded here:
- the LOC140587371 gene encoding partitioning defective 6 homolog beta-like; translated protein: MNKNHRASSSRTLSAVEVKSKFGAEFRRFSLDRAKPGRFDEFYGLLQHVHRIPNVDLLVGYADVHGDLLPINNDDNYHKAISTANPLLRLFLQRKEEADYSAFGTDYMTRKKTVLSAVLLRPDNHRKKPPVIISLPRDFRPVSSIIDVDILPETHRRVRLYKHGQEKPLGFYIRDGFSVRVSPQGLEKAPGIFISRMVPGGLAESTGLLAVNDEVLEVNGIEVSGKSLDQVTDMMIANSHNLIITVKPANQRNNVVRNSGASGSSGRSSDSGASQHSCAALGATPVMHIIQNFQPEDLESDDEDLVVEAGGEAQPIPLSASASASTGRDVPSLPHYELHLGLQPSGSSSLGVLDIKQRTPHCCSLEEDGTIITL